The following nucleotide sequence is from Acidovorax radicis.
GCGCCAAACATGCGATAAAGCGGTCTGCAGCCTTGCCCAAGGTTTTGGACAGCGCTATCCTACCCAAATCAACACCCATCCCAATAAGGGTAATCCCTTGAAAAAACCCGAGACAAAACGCCGCTCCAGCGGGCGCATCACGCTGACTGACGTGGCCAAGGCCGCAGAAGTGAGTCCGATCACGGCGTCCCGCGCGCTGCGCGGAGAGCGGGGCGTGGCCCATGGGTTGGTGTTGCGGGTCAAGGAAGCGGCAGAGCAACTGGGCTACGTGCCCGACCCGGCCGCGCGCGCGCTCGCATCGCAGCGCAGCGTGCAGGTGCCCGTGCTGGTGCCGCTGCTGTCCAACGCGCTGTTTGTGGACGTTCTCGAATCGGTGCACCGCACGTTGGTGCCCCTGGGCTACCAGGCGCTGATCGGCGTCACCCACTACGACCCGCAAGAAGAAGAGCAGCTTTTGCGCACCTATCTGGCGCACCGCCCCGCCGGCCTGCTGGTGACCGGTTTTGACCGCACCGAAACCGCGCGCCACCTCATCGCCGCCAGTGGCGTGCCCTGCGTGCACCTGATGGAGATGACGTCGGCGCCCGGCGTGTACTGCGTGGGGTTTTCGCAGCACGACGCAGGCCACGACATGACCGACCACCTGCTGGCGCGGGGCTACCGCAAGGTCGCTTTTGTGGCCGCGCAGCTCGACCCGCGCACCATGCAACGCGCCGAGGGCTACCGCCGTTGCCTCAGAGACGCGGGCCTGTATGACCCCAAGCTGGAGCTGCTGAGCGCGCAGCCCTCGTCCATGCGGCTGGGCGGTGAGTTGCTGGAGGAATTGCTGCGCACCCGGCCGGGCGTGGATGCCGTTTTTTTCTGCAACGACGACCTGGCCCAGGGCGGCCTGCTGGCCGCGCAGCGCATGGGCATCGCCGTGCCTGGCCAGGTGGCGATTGCAGGCTTCAACGATTTGGCGGGCAGCGACCAGATGCCCCCGCCGCTGACCACCGTGCGCACCCCCCGCGCAGCGATGGGCGAAGCCAGCGCCCGCATGCTGCTCACGCTGATGCGCGGCGAAGTGCCTGAGTGCAACTCGGTCGACCTGGGGTTTGAGCTGACGGTGCGAGCGAGCACGTGACAGGCCGGACGCGTGACCAGGGGGTGACCGATGCGTGACAACGTGGGTCGAGGTTTGTTTTGAATTGTTTGAGTGTTTCTGGCCTCTAGCGCTTATGAAATAAGCGCTAGCAGCTATCTTTTTGAGAGTCATTGCGCTTTTTGCGCTGTATGGGCCCGGCTTCCAAGCACGCCTGCCCGCGCAGGAAATCGACCCCACCAGACCGAGGCGGCGGTCCCGCCCGCGTGTCGCTGAACCACCCCTTGCGCAGTCCATTACGTGAAGGTGCGCTACCGGGGGCTCATGAAGAACACGGCGCAGATCGTCACGCTGTTTGCGCTGGGCAATCTGTGGATGGCAAGGCACAAGTTGCTGGCCTGCATGGGGCAGGTGCGCGTGCAGGGGGCGTAAAGCCTCCGATATAGGGGCAATGGCCCTCGCCAAACGCCTGCTGGGTGCGCTGCGCACGCCTCATTACTCAAAGCGAGTGCTGTTTTAGTTCAGGCATCGCTGTGACATAGCCAGAACCGATTCGTGAAGAGCTTCCCTAGAGCCATAAAACACCTAAATCAATCAAGCCCAGCCCAACACCCCTGCCTGGATCTGCTCACGCCGGGCCTCGGTGCGCACCGACATGTAGCCCGTGGGTTGGTCGCCCTGCATGAGCGGTGTGACATTGGCCATCACCCAATAGAAGCTGCCGTCCTTGCGCCGGTTTTTGACGGCGGCCGACCAGGGCAGGCCGCTGGCAATGGTCTGCCACATGTCCCGGTAGGCCTCTTCGGGCATATCGGGGTGGCGAACGATGTTGTGGGGCTGGCCCAGAAGCTCATCCCTGTCGTACCCGCTGACCTCGATGAACATCGGGTTGCAGTACAGGATGCGGCCCTTGAGATCGGTGGTGGACACCAGGGTCTGGCCTTTGGGAAACGCATATTCGTGGGTGCTGACCGGCAGATTGACGCGCATGAAACCCCCTCCATCTGAAAGATGCGCGCCATCCGGATGATGGATGCGGTAAGCCGCGCGATTGAAGCGCCCAATTGAAACGCCCAATTCATCGTAATGCTGAAAACATTCGATTACAAATAGAGAAGTCGCCAATCCACGCAAAGTGTCACCGTCGTGGTGCAAACGCCTACACACAAAGCCA
It contains:
- a CDS encoding LacI family DNA-binding transcriptional regulator, which produces MKKPETKRRSSGRITLTDVAKAAEVSPITASRALRGERGVAHGLVLRVKEAAEQLGYVPDPAARALASQRSVQVPVLVPLLSNALFVDVLESVHRTLVPLGYQALIGVTHYDPQEEEQLLRTYLAHRPAGLLVTGFDRTETARHLIAASGVPCVHLMEMTSAPGVYCVGFSQHDAGHDMTDHLLARGYRKVAFVAAQLDPRTMQRAEGYRRCLRDAGLYDPKLELLSAQPSSMRLGGELLEELLRTRPGVDAVFFCNDDLAQGGLLAAQRMGIAVPGQVAIAGFNDLAGSDQMPPPLTTVRTPRAAMGEASARMLLTLMRGEVPECNSVDLGFELTVRAST